The proteins below come from a single Octopus sinensis unplaced genomic scaffold, ASM634580v1 Contig13476, whole genome shotgun sequence genomic window:
- the LOC115229671 gene encoding E3 ubiquitin-protein ligase MARCHF2-like produces MKDAERSFTKQSCKTDATSEWLYNSTSFCRICLEVGKPSKRLISPCYCIGSVGQVHVSCLERWLVYSSAQKCEICGFKYILRRRSVSFMEFVKNPGTTEEKQQFKCDLWLIVMLLCFAIINLWKFLLEVNQKMLTLNSCTIFFFFVSLVGILRHCCRILKLWKRRKQRVKITSLTRKKYINLKTNSKKTNNETFNDFRSQNIDVVKKFSVTRNYVPKIERSKPFYALRSQQSLTNSDRNSTEISKSNEKMLSKNSNFVVCTRSTQRLRSNEA; encoded by the coding sequence ATGAAAGATGCAGAAAGGTCTTTCACCAAACAAAGTTGTAAGACTGATGCGACCAGTGAATGGCTTTATAACAGTACCTCTTTTTGTCGCATATGTCTTGAAGTAGGCAAACCTAGCAAGAGACTTATCTCTCCTTGTTACTGCATCGGTTCAGTAGGACAAGTACATGTGTCATGTTTAGAACGTTGGCTGGTCTATTCCAGTGCCCAAAAGTGTGAAATATGTGGCTTTAAATATATTCTTCGGCGACGTTCTGTATCGTTTATGGAATTTGTTAAAAATCCTGGTACAActgaagagaaacaacaattcaAATGCGATTTATGGTTGATTGTTATGTTGTTGTGTTTTGCCATAATAAACCTCTGGAAATTCCTGTTAGAAGTTAATCAAAAAATGTTAACATTGAATAGCTgtacaattttcttcttttttgttagtCTTGTAGGTATTTTACGCCATTGCTGTCGAATTTTGAAATTATGGAAACGTAGGAAACAAAGAGTCAAAATCACTAGTTTAACGAGAAAAAAATACATCAATCTCAAAACGAATTCGAAGAAAACTAACAACGAGACATTCAACGATTTTCGCTCTCAAAATATCGATGTAGTAAAGAAATTTTCGGTAACGAGAAATTATGTTCCAAAGATAGAGAGAAGCAAACCGTTTTACGCATTAAGAAGTCAACAAAGTTTAACAAATAGTGATAGAAATTCCACggaaatatcaaaatcaaatgaaaagatGCTTTCGAAGAATTCAAATTTTGTCGTTTGCACAAGAAGCACTCAGAGACTCAGGAGCAATGAGGCTTAA